CCGACTTCTTCGATGCCGCCAATCATCCTAAAATCACGTTCACCTCTACCGGCGTGGAAAAGAAAGACGCGGATACTTTCGTCCTCAACGGCGACCTTACCATCCGCGGCGTGACCAAACCCGTAGCCCTGAACGTAGAATATTCCGGCATTACCATCGATCCGTATGGCCAGACCAAAGCGGGTTTCGAGCTGACCGGCAAAATCAACCGTAAAGATTTCGGTCTTTCCTGGTCGGCCACCACGGAAGCGGGCGGACTGGTTGTGAGCGACGACGTGCGCCTGATCGCTGCGGTACAGATCATCAAACAAGCATAATTCAACAATAAAAGGAACTGACAAATGGATATCCTCGAGAAACTGAACTGGCGTTATGCCGTGAAGAAATTTGATCCTTCGAAGCAGTTGAGTGAGGCGCAGTTGGAAAGGGTTCTGGAGGCTACCAGACTGTCTGCATCCAGCTACGGCCTGCAACCTTACAAGGTGATTGTAGTGAAAGACCCGGCCATCCGGGAAGCGCTGAAAGCCGTATCCTGGAACCAGCCGCAGATAACGGATGCATCGCATCTCGTGATCTTTGCAAGATTCGATGATTTGAACCACGGACATGTAGACACATTCATTGGTCACGTCGCGGGCGCCCGGAATCTGCAACTGGAAGACCTGAAAGGTTATGAAAATATGATGAAGGACACGGTGAACCGCCTCAGTGAAGATGCCGCTGCCATATGGACTTCCAAACAGGCCTACCTGGCCCTTGGAACCCTGTTGACGGCCAGTGCGGTGGAAGGCATAGACGCCTGTCCGATGGAAGGGTTCGATGCGGCTGCATACGACGAAGTGTTGGGATTGAAAGAGAAGAATCTGCGCACGGTGGTAGTTGCGGCGATTGGTTTCCGCGCGGAAGAAGATACGATGCAGCATGCAAAGAAAGTGAGAAAGCCCCTGGGAGATTTCGTGGAATTAGTATAACAAACAGGTTGTTTGGGGGTTTAGGTAAACCGGGTGGAGCAATTCACCCGGTTTTTTTAATCTGGATTCCTTAATTTTAATCTCTTTCGAAACAATTCACCCAAAATAGCAAACAATGAAAAGATCCGCAACTGCAAACTGGAAAGGCACCGGTAAAGAAGGTAAAGGCACTGTGTCTTCCGACTCCGGCGTTCTGAAAGATACCCAATATTCCTTCAGCAGCCGTTTCGAATCCGGCATCGGCACCAACCCCGAAGAACTGATCGCCGCCGCGCACGCTGGCTGCTTCACTATGAAACTCAGCTTCGTGATCTCCGGCGCCGGCTTCACGCCCGATAACCTCGACACCAAAGCGACTGTGACTTTCGAGAATGGCGCCATCCCCGGCATCCACCTCGACGTAACCGCCAGCGTTCCCGGTCTCGACGCAGCCAAATTCGCGGAATTCGCGGAAGACGCGAAGGCGAATTGCCCGATTTCCAAACTCCTGAACACCAACATCACGATGGACGCAAAACTCGTTTAATCGTATACGTTAGTAGGAATCCGTAAAGCCGGGCGTGGTTGAAAAACCATGCCCGGCTTTCGTTTTACGTGAAAAATAGTCCACCATTTGCGCCATCGCGTCCATTGTGCGGCGGGGTGTTTTTTCGGACATTTGTGTAAAGAAAAAAGGAGATCAAAGATATGAAAACAACCATCCACCGTGCCGACAGCCGCGGCTTTGCCAATCATGGCTGGCTCCAGTCCAGCCACACTTTCAGCTTTGCCGGGTACTACAATCCCGATCGCATTCACTTCGGCGCGTTGCGCGTTTTGAATGATGATACGGTGAAGGGCGGAATGGGCTTCGGCGCGCACCCGCACGACAATATGGAGATCGTGAGCATCCCGCTGAGCGGCGCCCTTGAGCACCGGGATACCACGGGACGCCACAAGATCATCAACCAGCACGACGTGCAGATCATGAGCGCCGGCAGCGGCATTGAGCACTCTGAGTTCAACGCCAGCAAAACCGAACCGGTGAAATTCCTCCAGATCTGGCTCTTCCCGAAAAAACGCGACGTGGCCCCGCGCTACGATCAGCAAACCTTCGAACCGGCGGACCGTCACAATCGCCTGCAGGTGGTCGTATCGCCCGAAGGAACCGGAGAAGGACTCCCGATGAACCAGGACGCCTGGTTTTCGCTGGGCAACTTCGATAAGGGGCAATCCTTTACCTACAGCCCGAAAAAGGAAGGCAACGGCCTCTACCTCTTCGTGATCGGCGGTACCGTAACGGCCGGCGGCGAAAACCTCGGCCCGCGCGACGCGATTGCAGTTGAAGATTACGCCCAACTTGATGTTACAACATCGGAAGACGCGCAATTGCTGCTCATGGATGTACCCATGCTTGCTTAAAGCATATCCACGAAAAATACCATGCCCGGTGGAAAAAATCCACCGGGTTTTTCATTTCCCTGAACCAAAATCGTCGTAAATTAGAACTGCACGAAGGAATCACCGAATGGCATATTGAAGCGAAAGAAGGGTAGTATGATGCACGCAATCGTCATCCTGTCACTTTAATCAATATATCATGGAAGTACCAGCACAGTCCACAGACATCCAGGCACAGTTTTCATCCTGGAAAGAAGAAGTTGATCAAGTACGTTCCAACCTACGTACCATGCGCGGCAGACTCCAGGAAATCGCCACCTCGCCGCAACCCGACGCCGAAAGATCCCTGGCGATCGAACATTTCCAAAACCAGTTTATACGACAGTTAGAAGTAGCCGACGAAATGTATCACGACCTGAAGCAGTCGGCAAAACATATGGGCTACGGCCGCCCGGCCATCATACACCACGACAGGCCCGTAGACGACATGAGCAGCCTGCAGGACCGAATGCAGGTTTTCCATAAACTTCACAATGAATTGTCCGGCGAGTTCAGCCGGTTTGCATCGTACGACTGATCCCGCATTTTACCGGTGATTCGTCTGGCGCAGCTTATCCTGTATTTTATACAGCGTTGCGTCCAGTTCCGTGCTGCATTCCCGCAGCATGGCCAGCAGCCTGTTGTTCAGCACGGGTTCATTCTTTTCCAGGTCAAACATCGACATGATGCCCAGGATCGACGCCACGGGTTTGCGGATTTCGTGTGAGTTGATCCGTGCGATCTCGTGGAGTGTATCGTTGTTCTCCTGCAGGCGTTGCATGAACATGAGCCGTTCGGTAATGTCGGTCTGGATGAGGATGTATTGCCGCAATTGCCCGTCGGGGCCCATAACAGGCGTTACCACAGACTTCACCCAATAGGGCGTTCCGTTCTTTTTGTAATTGCGTATTTCGAAGTCGAAAGCCGCGCCCCGCGCCATTTTATCATCGATCATGGCAATGGTGCCGGCGTCGGTTTCGGGGCCAGATAGCAGGTCTTTCACGAATTTACCCGCCGCATCTTCCTGCGTATATCCCGTCATGAAGCGAAAGCCTTCGTTCACGTAATCGATGCGGCCTGCCGCGTTGAGGATAATCACGCTGTTGGCGGTATGGCTGGCTACGAGGCTTAACATTTCGAACTCCTGCTTTTGCCGCGTGCTTTCGTCCACATCCTGTATCACGCCCACCATGCGGATAGGATGACGTTGTTCGTTGAAGATGATATACCCGCGGTCGTATACGTATTTGTAGCGGCCGTCGGCGCAACGGAAGCGGTAGGATGCCTCCATGCGGTCTTTGCCCATGGTGCAGGCCAGGTCGAATATTTGCATGACGCGGGGGAGATCCTCCGGATGCACGCGCTCTTTCCACCATTCCGCATGATCGCCCACTTCATTTTCGCGGTAGCCGAAAAGCGAGACGGGGCCGTGGTTCCGGGCGATGCGGTTTTGTTTGATGTCGTAGTAATACACGTAATCCGGGGTCACCTGCGCGAGGAGGTCGTACCGCGAACTGATGTCTTTCGCTTCGATCATCTGCCGTACTTCCGCGTCGATATCCAATGCCATCACGATGCGCGCTTGTTTACCCCGGAAGAGCGTGGGGCGGGAGTGAAGCTCCACGTAAAACAATTCCCCGCTCTTGCGCCGGTGCTGCCAGATACCGCGGTAAGAAATCGTAGTGTCCGTACGTTTGACGTCGTCCATCATTTCGGGAATGGTATCAGGATCGCGGATGTCGCGCAGGGTCATGCTGAGAAATTCGGCGTCGCTGTAACCGTACTTCATCACTGCCGCTTCATTCACCGCCAGGAATCGTAAGCTTCCCCATTCATACACCCACATCGGCACCGGATGTTCGCTGAAGAACTGGCGGTAAGGCGCCTGTATTTCCTCGCGCGTGCGGAATACGATCCGCGCCGCGATAAATACCAGTATGCAAGCCAGGATGATAAAAATGATGAACAAAATGATATCCGCGTCGCTACCGGGAAACGAACCCGAAAGCCACACGCGGAGCGGCATGTAAAGAATTCCCCAGATAAGGCCCGCCGCCGCCAGAATGCCCGTAATCTTCAGGGCAGGTAAGCGCATCACTTGAATTTAAAAAACAAGGTAACCTTTTTGCCGTTATCGGCCAATTCTAGTGTAAGCGGCGATGCCGCGCAAACTTGTTTGTCACCACTCCAGGGTAACATCATCGCTTTGCGCGTATCCGGTACAGGTAAGCACCATGCCTTTGGCAAGTTCTTTTTCAGTCAGCACTTCGTTCACCGACATCCAGACCTTGCCGCCTGTACACGTAGCGATGCAGGATCCGCATACGCCACCTTTGCAGCTATATGGCAGCGCCACCTGCAGGCGGAGCGCGGCGTGAAGGATGGTTTCGTTGCCGGGTACTTCCAGCGTTTGCAATCCCCCTTCGTGGCGCAGGTGAACGCGTTTGATGGTGGTATCCTCGGGCACGGCGGTCCGCGCGATCTTCGCGTCGGTGTTCACAACGAAGTTTTCTTTATGCAGCTGCTCGGGCCGGAAGCCCATGAAAGTTAGCGTGAATTGGGCCATGCGCATATATTCCACCGGCCCGCAGATATAGAAGAGCGCTTTATCCCGGTGGTGCCGCAGGTGCCTGGGGGCCATGGCTTCCAGTACGATGTTGTTCATCCGGCGTATGCCCGGCGCGGCGTCTAACGGGTCGCTGAAGATCCATACCACCGTGAGCCGATCGGGAAATAATGTTTCCAACGCCTGTATCCGGCTGCGGAATATGGCGTTCTCCTCATTGCGGTTGCTGTAGATCAGCGTAACATGGGAAGCCAGGTCTTCGTACAGGGCTTGTTGCAACAGCGAAAACAAAGGCGTGATGCCACTGCCCGCACCGAGTAAAACGATGTCGCGCTGCGTCTGCGGATCGCTGTCGAGCACGAAGCGGCCGGAGGGGAGCAGGGAAGTAACGATATCGCCCACCTGCCAATGCCGGATAATATGCCTGGAAATGGCGCCATTGGCCACGCGTTTGACGGTAACTGCCAGGTGGTCGTCAATTCCCGGGGTGGTGCAAAGGGAATAAGAGCGCCGGTATTCGGTGCCGTGGAGATCGATCAGGAAGGTGAGAAACTGTCCGGCCTGGTACTTCACGGTTTTCCCGTCGGCGCTTTCGAACCGGTAAGTCCACACGTCGGGTGTTTCTCGGGTGATTTGCGTAATGCGTAGTGATATGTAGAGGTCGCGCATGGTGAATGCGGCGCCGGGTGCCCGGGAGGCTCCGGGCGCCGGGAACGTCTTTTATCAGCTGGTTTGAACAGTAATTTTGCTTTCGAGCATGGCGCGCACGGCCGAAGCGATGGCGGCGGCATCGTATCCGCACTCGCGTTGCAGCTCGGCGGGTTTGCCATGCTCCACGAGGCGGTCGGGGATACCGAGGCGTTTCACGTCGGCCTTGTAATCGTGGTCGGCCATGAATTCGAGCACTGCACTGCCGAAGCCGCCTTGCAGCGAACCGTCTTCCACCGTGATCACACGGTCGAAGCGCTGGAAGATCTCATGCAGCATTTCGGTGTCGAGCGGTTTTACAAAGCGCATGTCGTAATGCGCGGGCTGGAGGCCGTCGGTCATCAGTTCTTTCATGGCCTCGGTAACATAGTTGCCGGGGTGGCCGAGGGAAAGAATGGCGACGTCGCGGCCATCCTGTATTTTTCTGCCGGTGCCGATATTAATTTGGGAGAAGGGCCGCTTCCAGTCGGGCAACACGCCTTCGCCACGTGGGTAACGGATCACGAAGGGGTTGGTGGTGGATGGCAGCTGCGCGGTATACATGAGGTTGCGCAGCTCTTCTTCGTTCATGGGCGCACTCACGATCAGGTTCGGGATGCAGCGCATGTAGGAAATATCGTACGCGCCGTGGTGCGTGGCGCCGTCTTCCCCGACGAGCCCCGCGCGGTCGAGACAAAATACCACGGGCAGGTTCTGGATGGCCACGTCGTGGATCACCTGGTCGTACGCCCGTTGCATAAATGAAGAGTAAATGTTGCAATACACCTTCATGCCCTGGGTCGCCAGGCCAGCCGACAGGGTAACGGCGTGCTGTTCGCAGATGCCTACGTCGATCGCGCGGCCGGGCATTTGCTCCATCATCCATTTCAGGGACGAACCGGAAGGCATCGCGGGCGTGATGCCCATGATGCGGTTGTTCTGTTCCGCCAGTTCAATGATGGTATGGCCGAACACGTCCTGGTACTTGGGCGGTTGCGGCTTTTCAATGGCTTTCTTGAAGATTTCGCCGGTGATTTTGTCGAACAGTCCGGGTGCGTGCCACTTGGTCTGGTCTTTTTCAGCGAGCGCGTATCCTTTGCCTTTCACGGTGCGCACATGCAGCAGCTTGGGGCCGGGGATGTTGCGCAGGTCGTGCAGGGTATCTACGAGTTTGGTGATGTTGTGCCCGTCGATCGGTCCGAAATACCGGAGGTTCAGGCTTTCGAAGAGGTTGCTGGATTTGGTCACCATCCCTTTGACGCTGGCTTCGAGCTTGGAGGCCATGTCACGGGTAAATTTCTTGCCGATGGGCATCTTCCCGAGCAGGTTCCATACATCATCGCGGAGCTTGTTGTAGGTATGGGAAGTGGTGATATCCGTCAGGTATTCTTTCAGCGCGCCCACGTTCGGATCGATGGACATGCAGTTGTCGTTAAGGATAATGAGCACGTTGGCGTTGGAAACGCCAGCATGGTTGAGGGCTTCGAAGGCCATCCCGGCGGTCATGGCGCCGTCGCCGATCACGGCGATGTGCTGACGGTCGTGTTCTCCTTTATTGGCGGAAGCGATGGCCATGCCGAGGGCGGCGCCGATGGAAGTGGAGGAGTGTCCCACGCCGAAGGTGTCGTACTCGCTTTCTCCGCGGTTCGGGAACCCGGCGATCCCTTTGTATTTGCGGTTGGTATGGAAAACGCTTTTGCGGCCGGTGAGGATCTTATGGCCGTAAGCCTGGTGGCCAACGTCCCACACGAGCTGGTCGTATGGCGTATTGTAAGCATAATGCAGGGCAACGGTCAGTTCCACCACGCCAAGGCTGGCGCCGAAGTGGCCGCCGTGGACGCTCACAACGTCAATGATGAACTGGCGCAACTCGTCGCACACCT
Above is a genomic segment from Chitinophaga pollutisoli containing:
- a CDS encoding YceI family protein yields the protein MATWKIDTAHSEIEFKVKHLMITNVTGHFATYDATVTAGNDDFSDAKISFEADVNSISTKNAQRDEHLKSPDFFDAANHPKITFTSTGVEKKDADTFVLNGDLTIRGVTKPVALNVEYSGITIDPYGQTKAGFELTGKINRKDFGLSWSATTEAGGLVVSDDVRLIAAVQIIKQA
- a CDS encoding NAD(P)H-dependent oxidoreductase → MDILEKLNWRYAVKKFDPSKQLSEAQLERVLEATRLSASSYGLQPYKVIVVKDPAIREALKAVSWNQPQITDASHLVIFARFDDLNHGHVDTFIGHVAGARNLQLEDLKGYENMMKDTVNRLSEDAAAIWTSKQAYLALGTLLTASAVEGIDACPMEGFDAAAYDEVLGLKEKNLRTVVVAAIGFRAEEDTMQHAKKVRKPLGDFVELV
- a CDS encoding OsmC family protein — translated: MKRSATANWKGTGKEGKGTVSSDSGVLKDTQYSFSSRFESGIGTNPEELIAAAHAGCFTMKLSFVISGAGFTPDNLDTKATVTFENGAIPGIHLDVTASVPGLDAAKFAEFAEDAKANCPISKLLNTNITMDAKLV
- a CDS encoding pirin family protein, coding for MKTTIHRADSRGFANHGWLQSSHTFSFAGYYNPDRIHFGALRVLNDDTVKGGMGFGAHPHDNMEIVSIPLSGALEHRDTTGRHKIINQHDVQIMSAGSGIEHSEFNASKTEPVKFLQIWLFPKKRDVAPRYDQQTFEPADRHNRLQVVVSPEGTGEGLPMNQDAWFSLGNFDKGQSFTYSPKKEGNGLYLFVIGGTVTAGGENLGPRDAIAVEDYAQLDVTTSEDAQLLLMDVPMLA
- a CDS encoding PAS domain S-box protein → MRLPALKITGILAAAGLIWGILYMPLRVWLSGSFPGSDADIILFIIFIILACILVFIAARIVFRTREEIQAPYRQFFSEHPVPMWVYEWGSLRFLAVNEAAVMKYGYSDAEFLSMTLRDIRDPDTIPEMMDDVKRTDTTISYRGIWQHRRKSGELFYVELHSRPTLFRGKQARIVMALDIDAEVRQMIEAKDISSRYDLLAQVTPDYVYYYDIKQNRIARNHGPVSLFGYRENEVGDHAEWWKERVHPEDLPRVMQIFDLACTMGKDRMEASYRFRCADGRYKYVYDRGYIIFNEQRHPIRMVGVIQDVDESTRQKQEFEMLSLVASHTANSVIILNAAGRIDYVNEGFRFMTGYTQEDAAGKFVKDLLSGPETDAGTIAMIDDKMARGAAFDFEIRNYKKNGTPYWVKSVVTPVMGPDGQLRQYILIQTDITERLMFMQRLQENNDTLHEIARINSHEIRKPVASILGIMSMFDLEKNEPVLNNRLLAMLRECSTELDATLYKIQDKLRQTNHR
- a CDS encoding ferredoxin--NADP reductase; the encoded protein is MRDLYISLRITQITRETPDVWTYRFESADGKTVKYQAGQFLTFLIDLHGTEYRRSYSLCTTPGIDDHLAVTVKRVANGAISRHIIRHWQVGDIVTSLLPSGRFVLDSDPQTQRDIVLLGAGSGITPLFSLLQQALYEDLASHVTLIYSNRNEENAIFRSRIQALETLFPDRLTVVWIFSDPLDAAPGIRRMNNIVLEAMAPRHLRHHRDKALFYICGPVEYMRMAQFTLTFMGFRPEQLHKENFVVNTDAKIARTAVPEDTTIKRVHLRHEGGLQTLEVPGNETILHAALRLQVALPYSCKGGVCGSCIATCTGGKVWMSVNEVLTEKELAKGMVLTCTGYAQSDDVTLEW
- the dxs gene encoding 1-deoxy-D-xylulose-5-phosphate synthase, which codes for MEITAGQLLSQIEYPSDLRKLSKEQLHQVCDELRQFIIDVVSVHGGHFGASLGVVELTVALHYAYNTPYDQLVWDVGHQAYGHKILTGRKSVFHTNRKYKGIAGFPNRGESEYDTFGVGHSSTSIGAALGMAIASANKGEHDRQHIAVIGDGAMTAGMAFEALNHAGVSNANVLIILNDNCMSIDPNVGALKEYLTDITTSHTYNKLRDDVWNLLGKMPIGKKFTRDMASKLEASVKGMVTKSSNLFESLNLRYFGPIDGHNITKLVDTLHDLRNIPGPKLLHVRTVKGKGYALAEKDQTKWHAPGLFDKITGEIFKKAIEKPQPPKYQDVFGHTIIELAEQNNRIMGITPAMPSGSSLKWMMEQMPGRAIDVGICEQHAVTLSAGLATQGMKVYCNIYSSFMQRAYDQVIHDVAIQNLPVVFCLDRAGLVGEDGATHHGAYDISYMRCIPNLIVSAPMNEEELRNLMYTAQLPSTTNPFVIRYPRGEGVLPDWKRPFSQINIGTGRKIQDGRDVAILSLGHPGNYVTEAMKELMTDGLQPAHYDMRFVKPLDTEMLHEIFQRFDRVITVEDGSLQGGFGSAVLEFMADHDYKADVKRLGIPDRLVEHGKPAELQRECGYDAAAIASAVRAMLESKITVQTS